A stretch of Paenibacillus sp. URB8-2 DNA encodes these proteins:
- a CDS encoding allantoinase gives MSDSYELIIKNGLVVLPGEVVNLDIGIAGGKIAALEAGIDAGPDTTVLDAEGQYVLPGMIDMHVHFNEPSYGHWEGFRTGSASLAAGGCTTYADMPLNGNPPTVNLSALSLKAEMAAGHSAVDYVLWGGLVPGNLEHLEELWSAGVTGFKAFISNPGGEGEGRFREVDDETLYQGMKKIASLGGILALHAESDEMTAVLSAEAVREGRMEARDFAASRPPQAELEAVARALLYGKRTGCRLHFVHISTAAAIEMIQEAKLRGQDVSAETCPHYLILTEDDMESMGPVAKCAPPLRSAEEREKLWKALAEGKIDLIASDHSPCPPELKLAAGLSFFEAWGGISGAQSSMELMFHEGVNKRKLPVTLISRLLSGLPAERFGLSGRKGSIALGMDADLAVLNPDMPYTLAASDLLYRHKHSPYAGMNLSCRVTSTICRGEIVYTREQGVISPDGGEWIKIGEGQPAL, from the coding sequence GTGAGCGATTCTTATGAACTGATAATTAAAAATGGTCTGGTGGTCCTCCCCGGAGAGGTCGTGAATCTCGATATCGGCATTGCCGGTGGCAAAATCGCCGCGCTGGAGGCGGGTATCGATGCCGGTCCGGATACAACCGTCCTCGATGCAGAAGGGCAATATGTGCTGCCTGGCATGATCGACATGCATGTCCATTTTAACGAGCCGTCGTACGGCCACTGGGAAGGATTCCGAACCGGATCGGCGTCGCTGGCGGCGGGAGGCTGCACCACTTATGCCGATATGCCGCTGAACGGCAACCCGCCGACGGTGAATTTATCCGCTCTTAGCTTGAAAGCCGAAATGGCCGCCGGTCATTCCGCTGTCGATTATGTGCTGTGGGGCGGCCTTGTTCCGGGCAATCTGGAACATCTGGAGGAGCTGTGGTCGGCGGGCGTCACCGGATTCAAGGCCTTTATTTCGAACCCGGGCGGCGAAGGCGAAGGACGCTTTCGCGAGGTTGACGACGAGACCCTGTATCAGGGGATGAAAAAGATCGCCTCGCTCGGCGGCATTCTGGCGCTGCATGCGGAGAGCGACGAGATGACTGCGGTCCTCTCGGCGGAAGCCGTTCGCGAAGGACGGATGGAAGCACGCGATTTTGCGGCTTCCCGGCCGCCGCAGGCGGAGCTGGAGGCTGTTGCCCGGGCGCTGCTGTACGGGAAACGGACGGGATGCCGGCTGCATTTTGTCCATATCAGCACGGCCGCTGCCATCGAGATGATTCAGGAAGCCAAATTGCGGGGTCAGGATGTCTCGGCGGAAACCTGCCCCCATTATTTGATATTGACGGAAGATGACATGGAGAGCATGGGACCGGTCGCCAAGTGCGCGCCTCCGCTACGGAGCGCCGAAGAGCGGGAGAAGCTGTGGAAGGCGCTGGCCGAAGGAAAGATCGACCTTATCGCTTCCGACCATTCGCCTTGTCCTCCCGAGCTGAAGCTTGCCGCCGGGCTGTCATTTTTTGAAGCCTGGGGCGGGATTTCCGGCGCTCAGAGCAGTATGGAACTGATGTTCCACGAAGGGGTGAACAAGCGCAAACTTCCGGTTACGCTGATTTCACGCCTGCTGTCAGGGCTTCCTGCGGAGCGATTCGGATTGTCCGGCCGCAAAGGTTCAATTGCTCTCGGCATGGACGCCGATCTGGCGGTGCTGAATCCGGATATGCCCTATACCCTTGCCGCTTCGGATTTGCTGTACCGTCACAAGCACAGCCCGTATGCCGGCATGAACCTGTCCTGCAGGGTGACTTCCACCATCTGCCGGGGCGAGATCGTCTACACCCGCGAACAAGGCGTGATTTCCCCGGACGGCGGAGAGTGGATCAAAATCGGTGAAGGGCAGCCGGCCTTATGA
- a CDS encoding M20 family metallo-hydrolase, whose translation MSAFIQSPAAEMMELLDELSAFSAPGDGVTRLLYTPEWKQAQQFLLNRAAESGLTAYSDSVGNVYGRLAGTGPDDKVVLTGSHIDTVVRGGKYDGAYGVAAAFTALRYLSSVYGPPLRTLEAVSFAEEEGSRFPLTFWGSGSVTGLYDGSEAENCRDAEGVTLQEAMESCRLSGDKAAAPRDDISAYVELHIEQGIVLERTGTQIGVVSAIAGQRRFAVSVKGTANHAGTTPMGLRRDALAAAAEMVLQLERSAAAAGDPLVATTGRLEAFPNTPNVIPGEVVFTLDIRNSKEDELEAFCAAAASAFEEIAKRRDVTVDITARLSASPAPMDRGLSSELEAICTRQGRTFRTMVSGAGHDAQLFAPRTRTAMIFVPSRAGISHSPEEYTPPEELAAGLDVLIALLYKLGYEEMNDNGFAPHNTKERWT comes from the coding sequence ATGAGCGCCTTCATTCAATCTCCCGCTGCCGAAATGATGGAGCTGCTCGATGAACTGTCCGCGTTCAGCGCGCCGGGAGACGGAGTCACCCGGCTGCTGTATACGCCTGAATGGAAGCAGGCGCAGCAGTTTCTGCTGAACCGGGCTGCGGAAAGCGGCCTGACGGCCTATTCCGACAGTGTTGGCAACGTCTACGGCAGACTTGCCGGCACGGGCCCTGACGACAAAGTCGTACTGACCGGATCGCATATCGACACCGTCGTAAGGGGAGGAAAGTACGACGGGGCTTACGGGGTAGCGGCAGCTTTTACAGCGCTGCGCTACCTGAGCAGTGTGTACGGCCCGCCGCTGCGGACACTGGAAGCCGTCTCCTTCGCAGAAGAGGAAGGCAGCCGATTTCCGCTGACCTTCTGGGGATCGGGCAGCGTGACCGGACTGTACGACGGCAGCGAAGCGGAGAACTGCAGGGATGCCGAAGGCGTGACGCTGCAGGAAGCGATGGAAAGCTGCCGCTTGAGCGGTGACAAGGCGGCTGCGCCCAGAGATGATATCTCCGCGTATGTGGAGCTTCATATCGAGCAGGGGATAGTTCTTGAGCGGACGGGGACGCAGATCGGCGTCGTGTCGGCGATTGCCGGACAGCGGCGGTTCGCCGTGTCGGTCAAGGGGACGGCCAATCATGCCGGAACTACGCCGATGGGGCTTCGCCGGGACGCCCTTGCCGCAGCAGCCGAGATGGTGCTGCAGTTGGAGCGCTCCGCCGCCGCGGCGGGAGATCCCCTGGTAGCCACCACGGGCAGGCTGGAGGCTTTCCCCAATACGCCGAATGTCATTCCTGGCGAAGTGGTGTTTACGCTGGACATCCGCAACAGCAAGGAGGATGAACTGGAGGCGTTCTGCGCCGCGGCTGCGTCCGCGTTTGAAGAAATCGCAAAGCGGAGAGATGTCACCGTTGACATAACTGCCCGGCTTAGCGCTTCTCCCGCGCCGATGGACAGGGGGCTCAGCTCGGAGCTTGAGGCCATATGCACCCGGCAGGGTAGGACGTTCCGGACGATGGTAAGCGGAGCGGGACATGATGCCCAGCTCTTTGCGCCCCGCACAAGAACGGCCATGATTTTTGTGCCGAGCCGCGCCGGCATCAGCCATTCCCCCGAGGAATATACTCCGCCGGAAGAGCTGGCAGCCGGACTGGATGTGCTGATCGCGCTATTATATAAGCTAGGATACGAGGAAATGAACGATAACGGTTTTGCGCCGCATAACACGAAGGAGAGATGGACATGA
- a CDS encoding pyridoxal-phosphate-dependent aminotransferase family protein translates to MKRFEDLSPSLRCIMTPGPVEVDPRVLRAMSFPVLGQFDPEFTNIMNETMGMLRELFATSNQWAYPVDGTSRSGIEAAMVSLIAPGDRVLIPIYGRFGHLLHEIAERCGAEVHTIETTWGTVFDNEEIIAEMRRVKPDVVAMVHGETSTGRLQPLEGIGQACREMDALLIVDAVATIGGVPVETDAWQLDAVIGGTQKCLSVPSGMAPITYNKRAEEKLLSRKRVERGLRTGDDGADDISVVRSNYFDLGMLQDYWSPLRLNHHTEMTSMLYALREGLRLVLEEGLEARFARHRLHERALVAGLEAMGLALYGDPGCKMPMVTCVAIPDGVDGESVRTMLLDSFGIEIASSFGPLKGKIWRIGTMGFSCRGNNVLRVLGALEAALLRHGYRLPAGLGVQAALDVYE, encoded by the coding sequence ATGAAACGGTTCGAGGACCTGTCGCCGTCGCTGCGATGTATCATGACTCCGGGACCGGTAGAAGTTGACCCGCGCGTTCTGCGCGCTATGTCTTTTCCGGTGCTCGGCCAGTTTGATCCCGAGTTTACAAATATTATGAATGAGACGATGGGTATGCTGCGGGAGCTGTTCGCTACAAGCAACCAATGGGCCTATCCGGTAGATGGAACCTCTCGTTCGGGAATCGAGGCGGCGATGGTCAGTCTGATTGCTCCGGGAGACCGTGTGCTGATCCCGATTTACGGGCGATTCGGGCATCTGCTGCATGAAATCGCCGAACGCTGCGGCGCGGAGGTGCATACAATTGAGACAACGTGGGGAACTGTATTCGATAACGAAGAGATCATTGCCGAGATGCGCAGGGTAAAACCCGATGTGGTGGCGATGGTCCACGGCGAGACGTCGACCGGACGCCTGCAGCCCCTTGAGGGAATCGGGCAGGCCTGCCGCGAAATGGACGCTCTGCTGATTGTCGATGCGGTAGCGACCATAGGCGGTGTGCCTGTCGAGACGGACGCCTGGCAGCTGGACGCCGTTATTGGCGGAACGCAGAAATGCTTGTCCGTTCCATCGGGAATGGCTCCGATTACGTACAACAAGCGCGCCGAAGAGAAGCTGCTGTCGCGCAAGCGCGTGGAGCGGGGACTGCGAACCGGCGACGACGGCGCAGACGATATTTCGGTAGTAAGAAGCAATTATTTCGATCTTGGAATGCTTCAGGACTACTGGAGTCCTTTGCGGCTTAATCATCATACGGAAATGACCTCCATGCTGTACGCCCTGCGTGAAGGGCTGCGGCTTGTATTGGAAGAGGGGCTGGAGGCGCGATTTGCCAGACACCGTCTGCATGAACGGGCGCTTGTTGCTGGACTTGAGGCGATGGGCCTTGCGCTGTACGGCGATCCCGGCTGCAAAATGCCGATGGTAACCTGCGTGGCAATTCCCGACGGAGTCGACGGAGAATCTGTACGGACCATGCTGCTGGACAGTTTCGGAATCGAAATCGCCAGCTCCTTCGGACCGCTTAAAGGTAAAATCTGGCGTATAGGAACGATGGGCTTCAGCTGCCGCGGGAACAATGTGCTGAGAGTGCTGGGAGCTCTGGAGGCGGCGCTGCTCCGCCACGGCTACCGGCTGCCGGCCGGACTTGGCGTTCAGGCGGCGCTTGACGTTTACGAGTAG
- a CDS encoding adenine deaminase, whose product MVFARKPLADCVPALVATARGDMPATLVITGGKLVNVCSGEILEGMSVGIQEGRIAYVGKDVSHMIGENTKIIDAAGKYIAPGLLDGHCHIESTQLTVTEFARAVLPLGTTGGFFDAHEIANVFGLKGIKLMLDEMRTTPLAAYMQVASCVPSAGPEFETTGAAIGPKEVAEAFTWGDDVIALGEVMNFPGVVYGDDKMLGEIQATLRAGRYVDGHFTWPASDRRLPVYAAAGVTGDHECVTAEDVIERVRLGMYAKMRRGSAWHDVAKTITAHTEHGLDPRRMMLVTDDRSSESLRDEGHMDFVVRHAIAQGVKPVTAFQMATINTAERFGVARDIGSITPGSIADIILLDGNLADVNVVMTIAAGTVVAENGAMTVSLPPFAYPQEVLASVHLPKRPSAGDFVIKAPVESGTVATRVIKVLENHVETMERIQTLPVSEGELQVGGGLCKIAVLERHKGTGNMAVGVVEGVGFHEPAAIAMTVAHDSHNVLVIGSDDELMAKAVNTVADVQGGVAVITGSGTTLFPLAIAGLMSAEPFEVAAAQSAAISKALYDAGCTLNYAFMTLSLLALAVIPTLRLSDKGLVRITPEDGIQLVPLFCGEGVNAPV is encoded by the coding sequence ATGGTCTTTGCAAGAAAACCTCTTGCCGACTGCGTTCCGGCGCTTGTAGCCACGGCGCGCGGCGATATGCCGGCAACATTGGTCATCACCGGGGGGAAGCTGGTCAACGTATGTTCCGGCGAAATTTTGGAAGGCATGTCCGTCGGCATTCAGGAAGGGCGCATTGCCTATGTAGGCAAGGACGTCTCTCATATGATCGGGGAGAACACCAAGATCATTGATGCGGCGGGAAAATATATCGCTCCCGGTCTGCTCGACGGTCATTGCCACATTGAGAGCACACAGCTGACCGTTACCGAATTTGCGCGCGCGGTTCTTCCGCTCGGAACGACCGGAGGCTTCTTCGACGCCCATGAAATCGCGAATGTATTCGGTCTTAAGGGCATCAAGCTGATGCTGGACGAAATGCGGACGACGCCGCTTGCCGCGTATATGCAGGTTGCTTCCTGCGTTCCGTCGGCGGGTCCCGAATTTGAAACGACCGGGGCGGCGATCGGACCGAAGGAAGTGGCGGAGGCGTTCACCTGGGGAGACGATGTCATTGCGCTCGGCGAAGTGATGAACTTTCCCGGCGTCGTCTATGGAGACGATAAAATGCTCGGGGAAATTCAGGCGACCCTGCGGGCCGGAAGGTATGTCGACGGACATTTCACATGGCCCGCGAGCGATCGGCGGCTGCCCGTATACGCGGCGGCCGGCGTAACCGGCGATCATGAGTGCGTGACCGCCGAGGACGTAATCGAGCGCGTTCGGCTGGGCATGTACGCAAAGATGCGCCGAGGCTCCGCCTGGCATGATGTCGCCAAGACGATAACGGCGCATACCGAGCATGGTCTCGACCCGCGGCGGATGATGCTCGTCACGGACGACCGCAGCTCGGAATCGCTGCGCGACGAAGGGCATATGGACTTCGTGGTACGGCATGCCATTGCTCAGGGGGTGAAGCCGGTGACCGCCTTCCAGATGGCGACGATCAACACAGCTGAACGTTTCGGCGTTGCCCGCGATATCGGCTCCATAACGCCCGGCTCGATCGCCGACATCATTCTGCTGGACGGCAATCTAGCCGACGTCAACGTCGTGATGACGATCGCTGCCGGGACCGTAGTCGCGGAGAACGGAGCTATGACGGTTTCCCTGCCTCCCTTTGCCTATCCTCAGGAGGTACTGGCTTCCGTCCATCTGCCGAAGCGTCCGTCAGCCGGAGATTTCGTCATTAAAGCGCCGGTGGAGTCCGGCACTGTCGCCACCCGGGTTATCAAGGTGCTGGAAAATCACGTGGAGACGATGGAACGCATTCAAACCTTGCCCGTATCGGAAGGGGAGCTTCAAGTAGGGGGCGGCTTGTGCAAAATTGCCGTTCTGGAGCGCCATAAAGGGACGGGAAATATGGCGGTCGGCGTGGTGGAAGGAGTCGGCTTCCACGAGCCAGCGGCCATTGCAATGACCGTGGCTCATGACAGCCATAATGTGCTTGTAATCGGCAGCGACGACGAGCTCATGGCCAAGGCGGTAAATACCGTTGCCGACGTGCAGGGCGGGGTTGCGGTTATTACTGGGTCCGGCACGACCCTGTTCCCGCTCGCCATCGCCGGCCTGATGTCCGCCGAGCCGTTTGAAGTCGCCGCCGCCCAATCGGCAGCGATCAGCAAGGCGCTGTACGATGCGGGCTGCACCCTCAACTACGCCTTTATGACGCTGTCGCTGCTCGCGCTTGCGGTTATTCCGACTCTGCGCCTATCCGATAAAGGCCTGGTGCGGATTACGCCGGAGGACGGCATTCAGCTTGTTCCGCTGTTCTGCGGCGAGGGCGTTAACGCCCCGGTATAA
- a CDS encoding IDEAL domain-containing protein, which translates to MIRLETKDIVSIAKKQIANIFKMEPLELRFVNDFQGEKNLLNDDKLQLTNRHYWAKVMDCVFENQVRPVLMCEVLYFLRNEFLESEIDLKFSFDFSQGSDVEAAAVAEVSFNDKPELGKNEIAELIDFALALQDRQWFEELSQKYKELSA; encoded by the coding sequence ATGATCAGATTGGAAACGAAGGATATCGTGAGTATCGCCAAGAAGCAAATAGCCAATATTTTTAAGATGGAGCCGCTTGAGCTGAGATTTGTCAACGATTTTCAAGGCGAGAAGAATCTCTTGAATGATGACAAGCTTCAACTGACCAACCGCCATTATTGGGCTAAGGTAATGGATTGCGTCTTTGAAAATCAGGTTAGGCCGGTTCTGATGTGTGAAGTGCTGTATTTTCTCCGCAACGAATTTTTGGAAAGTGAAATCGACTTGAAGTTTTCGTTCGATTTCTCTCAAGGGTCCGACGTCGAAGCCGCTGCCGTGGCGGAGGTTAGCTTTAACGACAAGCCGGAGCTTGGGAAGAACGAAATCGCTGAGCTGATCGATTTTGCGCTGGCGTTGCAGGACAGACAGTGGTTTGAGGAGCTTTCCCAGAAATATAAAGAACTGAGCGCTTAA
- a CDS encoding FMN-binding protein: protein MYLDGVYVAYGNANTKGTEGAKVTIKNGKVADIELLRTSAKIIDRDARNNYSGVWVAYGLMKDRLLGKTRAGAANVDAVSGATRTSNGWKLSVDRAFVRALNVKPKATVYFAGEHMGVDPEGKYAVFSTYDATKLTGVKVYPLSSTGDIIEEKAFTPAQAAAVAAITPALLAKGTAAQPTAGLEADFKAAVNAFWDAEQNALINNTSKYIDGFYSSYGTARSVGVERADIIIRNGKLVDVKLYRLGSNLLDRGTTAYAKVVEANAPMTAKLLANGSYIANYDEKVDGISGATESSHGWNQSVERAFEKALKVPTKGQYFDGKFAGVDNQSKLLLLVDIASDKVTGITVSLFGADKKLIAADKLTAEQQALVAQLTSGLLDKGVQLADIAGQEDLSAAARAALADALTNASKVQGAYKDGTYTAYGDAYDKGTNQAKVTLRNGKIVDLALYRLGMNMVDRGEAAYKEVVKAIPQLTSKFLAAGTREGVQQVDAVSGATSSSNELKAAVERAYGKAEVTEAYKAAYFNGTYIGVSADKSVNVMVTVKYNVPVKMLVYYLDEKGSVRAYDKLSNDEKAVKSEIETPSYDSLHKYGYRPAAFGANDAQKAISAKAVEAIKAALESAGK, encoded by the coding sequence GTGTATCTGGACGGGGTATACGTCGCGTATGGAAACGCTAATACCAAAGGCACCGAAGGCGCCAAGGTTACGATCAAGAATGGCAAGGTTGCCGATATCGAGCTGCTCAGAACGAGCGCAAAGATTATCGACAGAGACGCCCGCAACAATTACAGCGGCGTGTGGGTTGCTTATGGGCTGATGAAGGATAGATTGCTGGGCAAGACGAGAGCAGGCGCGGCCAATGTTGATGCGGTTTCCGGCGCCACGCGTACGAGCAACGGTTGGAAGCTGTCCGTGGACAGAGCGTTTGTAAGAGCACTTAATGTGAAGCCGAAGGCTACCGTTTACTTTGCCGGCGAGCACATGGGTGTCGATCCGGAAGGCAAATACGCCGTATTCTCCACTTATGATGCCACTAAGCTGACGGGCGTCAAAGTATACCCGCTGAGCAGCACAGGCGACATTATTGAAGAAAAAGCGTTCACGCCGGCACAGGCGGCCGCTGTTGCCGCGATTACGCCAGCTCTTCTGGCTAAGGGAACGGCTGCACAGCCTACCGCCGGTCTAGAGGCGGACTTCAAGGCAGCGGTAAATGCTTTCTGGGACGCCGAGCAGAACGCACTCATCAATAATACAAGCAAGTATATTGATGGTTTCTATTCCTCTTACGGCACAGCAAGAAGCGTAGGCGTGGAAAGAGCCGACATTATCATCCGCAACGGCAAACTGGTTGATGTGAAGCTGTACCGTTTGGGAAGCAACCTGCTGGACAGAGGAACGACGGCTTATGCCAAAGTCGTTGAAGCAAATGCTCCGATGACCGCAAAGCTGCTGGCTAACGGTTCGTATATCGCGAACTACGATGAGAAGGTTGACGGCATTTCCGGCGCAACCGAAAGCAGCCACGGCTGGAACCAGTCTGTGGAAAGAGCATTCGAGAAGGCGCTGAAAGTTCCAACGAAAGGCCAATATTTTGACGGCAAATTCGCCGGAGTCGACAATCAGTCGAAGCTGTTGCTGCTGGTTGATATCGCTTCGGATAAGGTTACGGGGATCACCGTGAGCCTGTTCGGCGCCGACAAGAAGCTGATCGCCGCCGACAAACTGACTGCCGAGCAGCAAGCCTTGGTAGCGCAGCTGACAAGCGGCCTGCTGGACAAAGGCGTACAATTGGCCGATATTGCTGGCCAGGAAGACCTTTCCGCCGCGGCGAGAGCGGCTTTGGCCGACGCCTTGACGAACGCGTCCAAGGTGCAAGGAGCCTATAAAGACGGCACCTATACCGCTTACGGCGACGCATACGACAAAGGAACTAACCAGGCCAAAGTAACGCTGCGCAACGGCAAAATCGTTGACTTGGCTCTGTACCGCCTGGGCATGAACATGGTTGACCGCGGCGAAGCCGCTTATAAGGAAGTAGTTAAGGCCATTCCACAGCTTACCTCCAAATTTTTGGCGGCAGGCACGAGAGAAGGCGTTCAACAGGTCGATGCCGTCTCCGGCGCGACAAGCAGCAGCAATGAGCTGAAGGCCGCCGTTGAGCGGGCATACGGCAAAGCTGAAGTTACGGAAGCCTACAAAGCGGCCTATTTCAACGGCACCTACATCGGGGTGAGCGCTGATAAATCCGTCAATGTAATGGTAACCGTCAAGTACAATGTTCCAGTGAAAATGCTTGTTTACTATCTGGACGAAAAAGGCAGTGTGAGAGCGTACGATAAGCTCTCGAATGACGAGAAGGCCGTGAAGAGCGAAATCGAAACGCCTTCGTATGACAGCCTGCACAAGTACGGATACAGACCTGCGGCATTCGGCGCGAACGATGCCCAGAAGGCTATATCCGCCAAAGCGGTGGAAGCAATTAAAGCCGCTTTGGAGAGCGCAGGCAAATAA
- a CDS encoding 3'-5' exoribonuclease YhaM family protein — MKQINQLAPQDEFIGFYLLRELTVKQTNGNPPKDYFDIVLCDSSGQLSAKYWDVSTADKETFFPMGLVKIQGIAHLYREKLQVKVTKMRLATEEDGVSLTEFIRSAPIRPVDLIHAIKQAMNAISDPEIRTIVAYCVGKVEEKLMHYPAAKTHHHAYFAGLAYHMARMLEIGDFLCRQRPFLNPDLLKAGIILHDIAKPEEMIAELGIVSDYSVQGKLLGHIAMASNWITEAAIRSNIDLGSPKVIGLQHLVLSHHNLGEWGSPVQPQTAEAVALHHIDAMDAKLQMVEDALDTTPETEEWTPFIRGLENKAVYRMKL, encoded by the coding sequence ATGAAACAAATTAACCAACTTGCGCCACAGGACGAATTCATCGGCTTTTATCTGCTGCGGGAATTGACCGTCAAACAAACGAACGGCAATCCTCCCAAGGATTATTTCGATATTGTGCTATGCGATTCCAGCGGTCAGCTGTCCGCGAAGTATTGGGATGTGTCGACTGCGGATAAAGAGACCTTTTTTCCAATGGGACTTGTCAAAATTCAGGGCATCGCCCATTTATACCGGGAGAAGCTGCAAGTCAAGGTCACTAAAATGAGACTCGCGACGGAGGAGGACGGTGTGTCGCTGACCGAGTTTATCCGCTCGGCGCCAATCCGGCCGGTCGACTTGATTCATGCGATCAAGCAGGCGATGAATGCCATAAGCGATCCGGAGATTCGGACGATCGTTGCGTATTGTGTGGGCAAGGTGGAGGAGAAGCTGATGCATTATCCGGCGGCCAAGACCCATCATCACGCCTATTTTGCCGGCCTTGCCTATCATATGGCGAGAATGCTGGAGATTGGGGACTTTCTGTGCAGACAGCGGCCTTTCCTGAATCCGGATTTGCTGAAGGCGGGCATTATCCTGCATGATATTGCCAAGCCGGAGGAAATGATCGCCGAGCTTGGAATCGTCTCGGATTACAGTGTTCAAGGCAAGCTGCTCGGTCATATTGCGATGGCCTCGAACTGGATTACGGAAGCGGCGATACGCTCCAATATCGATCTTGGGTCTCCGAAGGTTATCGGGCTTCAGCATCTGGTGCTGTCGCATCACAACCTAGGGGAATGGGGAAGCCCGGTGCAGCCCCAGACGGCTGAAGCGGTGGCGCTCCACCATATCGATGCCATGGACGCCAAGCTTCAGATGGTGGAGGATGCGCTGGATACGACGCCCGAGACCGAAGAGTGGACGCCGTTTATCCGCGGACTGGAGAATAAGGCTGTATATCGGATGAAGCTGTAG
- a CDS encoding 3'-5' exonuclease, translated as MDFVAIDFVAIDFETANAGRASACALGLVEVKGGRIVSEQAWLINPEQSFDRRNIAIHGITPEMVAGQPTFRELWPVIEPLIHEKNVVAHNASFDMSVLRYGLDQCSLPYPSFQYWCTYLLAKKMLAGFGSYRLNILAEYFGIPLRHHDALEDARTAAVILLKLSERAGHSGLTALAEDLGCRIGTLHIGGYTPFSIPARKPSGKKTKAAGKKSGKKSGIKSAAAPAESAQALLQHNETAASSEAPGRE; from the coding sequence ATGGATTTTGTGGCAATCGATTTTGTGGCAATCGATTTTGAGACGGCGAATGCCGGCCGGGCCAGCGCATGCGCATTGGGACTGGTGGAAGTGAAGGGCGGAAGGATCGTGTCCGAGCAGGCATGGCTGATTAATCCGGAGCAGTCATTCGACCGCAGAAATATCGCCATCCACGGAATAACGCCCGAAATGGTCGCCGGGCAGCCGACATTCCGCGAGCTGTGGCCCGTCATTGAACCGCTTATCCATGAGAAAAATGTAGTGGCGCATAACGCTTCCTTCGATATGAGCGTACTCCGCTATGGACTGGATCAGTGCTCCCTGCCCTATCCGTCCTTTCAATATTGGTGCACGTATTTGCTCGCCAAAAAAATGCTGGCAGGCTTCGGCTCTTACCGTCTCAATATTCTTGCCGAATATTTCGGCATTCCCCTGCGGCATCATGACGCGCTGGAGGATGCCCGTACCGCGGCGGTCATCCTGCTGAAGCTGTCGGAGCGGGCGGGGCATTCCGGCCTTACAGCGTTGGCGGAAGATTTGGGATGCCGGATCGGCACACTGCATATCGGAGGCTACACGCCGTTCTCAATTCCGGCACGCAAGCCGTCCGGCAAGAAGACGAAAGCTGCCGGGAAGAAGTCCGGGAAGAAGTCCGGGATCAAGTCAGCGGCCGCCCCGGCGGAATCCGCCCAAGCTCTTCTTCAGCATAATGAAACGGCAGCCTCCAGCGAGGCGCCGGGTAGAGAATAA